The following proteins are co-located in the Anomalospiza imberbis isolate Cuckoo-Finch-1a 21T00152 chromosome 1, ASM3175350v1, whole genome shotgun sequence genome:
- the ACKR2 gene encoding atypical chemokine receptor 2 isoform X2 encodes MKTFQSSSNPFFLFFSAAWNCLEWVFKQFQSWDHSGHWSNTTSGVTATTTGTWLDAASSSEYPYEYLDEDDYGLYGLCTKEEVLSFSRVFLPSFYTVIFLVGMAGNALLFTVLLMYIKKKKKMTELYLLNLVVSDFFLLLTLPFWALYFSQWVTWDILCPFLNAMYTLNFYSGIFFVSCMSLDMYLQIVHSWSPHSSTVWRNSILMLLVMWILSIALSIPDGLFTSTRQIHNKTIVCTQDYGQEHLFWKVIFRVIQNILGFLFPFFFMTFCYSRIACVLNTSQIPGSRRALCLVLTLVGVFFVLWCPYNIVLVLHSLQDAGVIRSCESSRKLDYALQITESLSFVHCCLNPLLYAFVKKRFRAYLWKIPQAIFRRGTFFSIQDSQTSPSCSRYAAEIEMLSITNAS; translated from the exons ATGAAAACATTTCAATCCAGCTCAAacccattttttcttttcttttcagctgcCTGGAACTGCCTGGAATGGGTATTTAAGCAATTTCAGTCATGGGACCACAGCGG CCACTGGTCAAACACAACCTCAGGAGTGACAGCAACAACCACAGGCACGTGGCTAGATGCTGCCAGTTCGAGTGAGTACCCGTACGAGTACCTGGATGAGGACGATTATGGGCTCTATGGCCTCTGCACCAAGGAGGAGGTGCTGTCCTTCAGCAGGGTGTTCTTGCCGTCATTTTACACCGTGATCTTCCTGGTCGGAATGGCTGGGAATGCCCTCCTGTTTACTGTCCTCCTCATGTacatcaagaagaaaaagaagatgaCTGAGCTGTATCTGCTGAACCTGGTGGTTTCAGACTTCTTCCTGCTACTGACCCTTCCTTTCTGGGCTCTGTACTTTTCTCAGTGGGTCACCTGGGACATCTTGTGCCCATTCTTAAATGCCATGTACACTCTGAACTTCTACAGTGGCATCTTCTTTGTGAGCTGCATGAGCCTGGACATGTATCTGCAGATAGTTCACTCTTGGTCTCCTCACAGCTCCACGGTGTGGAGGAATTCCATCCTCATGTTGTTGGTGATGTGGATCCTTTCCATAGCTCTCTCCATTCCTGATGGCCTCTTCACCAGCACAAGGCAAATTCACAACAAAACCATCGTGTGCACCCAGGATTATGGCCAGGAGCATTTATTTTGGAAAGTTATCTTTCGGGTGATTCAAAACATCCTGGgattccttttccccttctttttcaTGACGTTCTGCTACTCCCGCATCGCGTGTGTGCTCAACACCTCACAGATACCTGGCTCCAGGAGAGCTCTCTGCTTAGTCCTTACTCTGGTGGGAGTCTTCTTTGTGCTGTGGTGTCCTTACAACATTGTGCTCGTCCTCCACTCCCTGCAAGATGCCGGTGTGATCAGGAGCTGTGAAAGCAGTAGGAAACTGGACTATGCCCTGCAGATCACAGAGAGCTTGTCCTTTGTCCACTGCTGTCTCAACCCCTTGCTCTATGCTTTTGTGAAGAAACGGTTCAGGGCATATTTGTGGAAGATCCCTCAGGCCATTTTCAGGAGGGGCACTTTCTTTTCCATCCAGGACTCCCAGACGAGCCCGTCTTGCAGCAGATACGCAGCTGAGATAGAAATGTTGAGCATCACAAATGCATCATAA
- the ACKR2 gene encoding atypical chemokine receptor 2 isoform X1 translates to MEEVPKSLDQASGRMERGEEAPLPGTAWNGYLSNFSHGTTAGSHWSNTTSGVTATTTGTWLDAASSSEYPYEYLDEDDYGLYGLCTKEEVLSFSRVFLPSFYTVIFLVGMAGNALLFTVLLMYIKKKKKMTELYLLNLVVSDFFLLLTLPFWALYFSQWVTWDILCPFLNAMYTLNFYSGIFFVSCMSLDMYLQIVHSWSPHSSTVWRNSILMLLVMWILSIALSIPDGLFTSTRQIHNKTIVCTQDYGQEHLFWKVIFRVIQNILGFLFPFFFMTFCYSRIACVLNTSQIPGSRRALCLVLTLVGVFFVLWCPYNIVLVLHSLQDAGVIRSCESSRKLDYALQITESLSFVHCCLNPLLYAFVKKRFRAYLWKIPQAIFRRGTFFSIQDSQTSPSCSRYAAEIEMLSITNAS, encoded by the exons ATGGAAGAAGTTCCTAAAAGCCTGGATCAAGCCTCTGGCAGAATGGAAAGAGGAGAAGAAGCTCCC ctgcCTGGAACTGCCTGGAATGGGTATTTAAGCAATTTCAGTCATGGGACCACAGCGG GCAGCCACTGGTCAAACACAACCTCAGGAGTGACAGCAACAACCACAGGCACGTGGCTAGATGCTGCCAGTTCGAGTGAGTACCCGTACGAGTACCTGGATGAGGACGATTATGGGCTCTATGGCCTCTGCACCAAGGAGGAGGTGCTGTCCTTCAGCAGGGTGTTCTTGCCGTCATTTTACACCGTGATCTTCCTGGTCGGAATGGCTGGGAATGCCCTCCTGTTTACTGTCCTCCTCATGTacatcaagaagaaaaagaagatgaCTGAGCTGTATCTGCTGAACCTGGTGGTTTCAGACTTCTTCCTGCTACTGACCCTTCCTTTCTGGGCTCTGTACTTTTCTCAGTGGGTCACCTGGGACATCTTGTGCCCATTCTTAAATGCCATGTACACTCTGAACTTCTACAGTGGCATCTTCTTTGTGAGCTGCATGAGCCTGGACATGTATCTGCAGATAGTTCACTCTTGGTCTCCTCACAGCTCCACGGTGTGGAGGAATTCCATCCTCATGTTGTTGGTGATGTGGATCCTTTCCATAGCTCTCTCCATTCCTGATGGCCTCTTCACCAGCACAAGGCAAATTCACAACAAAACCATCGTGTGCACCCAGGATTATGGCCAGGAGCATTTATTTTGGAAAGTTATCTTTCGGGTGATTCAAAACATCCTGGgattccttttccccttctttttcaTGACGTTCTGCTACTCCCGCATCGCGTGTGTGCTCAACACCTCACAGATACCTGGCTCCAGGAGAGCTCTCTGCTTAGTCCTTACTCTGGTGGGAGTCTTCTTTGTGCTGTGGTGTCCTTACAACATTGTGCTCGTCCTCCACTCCCTGCAAGATGCCGGTGTGATCAGGAGCTGTGAAAGCAGTAGGAAACTGGACTATGCCCTGCAGATCACAGAGAGCTTGTCCTTTGTCCACTGCTGTCTCAACCCCTTGCTCTATGCTTTTGTGAAGAAACGGTTCAGGGCATATTTGTGGAAGATCCCTCAGGCCATTTTCAGGAGGGGCACTTTCTTTTCCATCCAGGACTCCCAGACGAGCCCGTCTTGCAGCAGATACGCAGCTGAGATAGAAATGTTGAGCATCACAAATGCATCATAA
- the ACKR2 gene encoding atypical chemokine receptor 2 isoform X3 encodes MLMPKNTCNKPLHQKHLWQRPFLLWQGMRILQHPQMEEVPKSLDQASGRMERGEEAPLPGTAWNGYLSNFSHGTTAGSHWSNTTSGVTATTTGTWLDAASSSEYPYEYLDEDDYGLYGLCTKEEVLSFSRVFLPSFYTVIFLVGMAGNALLFTVLLMYIKKKKKMTELYLLNLVVSDFFLLLTLPFWALYFSQWVTWDILCPFLNAMYTLNFYSGIFFVSCMSLDMYLQIVHSWSPHSSTVWRNSILMLLVMWILSIALSIPDGLFTSTRQIHNKTIVCTQDYGQEHLFWKVIFRVIQNILGFLFPFFFMTFCYSRIACVLNTSQIPGSRRALCLVLTLVGVFFVLWCPYNIVLVLHSLQDAGVIRSCESSRKLDYALQITESLSFVHCCLNPLLYAFVKKRFRAYLWKIPQAIFRRGTFFSIQDSQTSPSCSRYAAEIEMLSITNAS; translated from the exons ATGCTGATGCCCAAAAACACCTGCAATAAACCACTTCATCAGAAGCACCTTTGGCAGAGGCCATTTCTGCTCTGGCAGGGGATGAGGATCCTGCAGCATC CACAAATGGAAGAAGTTCCTAAAAGCCTGGATCAAGCCTCTGGCAGAATGGAAAGAGGAGAAGAAGCTCCC ctgcCTGGAACTGCCTGGAATGGGTATTTAAGCAATTTCAGTCATGGGACCACAGCGG GCAGCCACTGGTCAAACACAACCTCAGGAGTGACAGCAACAACCACAGGCACGTGGCTAGATGCTGCCAGTTCGAGTGAGTACCCGTACGAGTACCTGGATGAGGACGATTATGGGCTCTATGGCCTCTGCACCAAGGAGGAGGTGCTGTCCTTCAGCAGGGTGTTCTTGCCGTCATTTTACACCGTGATCTTCCTGGTCGGAATGGCTGGGAATGCCCTCCTGTTTACTGTCCTCCTCATGTacatcaagaagaaaaagaagatgaCTGAGCTGTATCTGCTGAACCTGGTGGTTTCAGACTTCTTCCTGCTACTGACCCTTCCTTTCTGGGCTCTGTACTTTTCTCAGTGGGTCACCTGGGACATCTTGTGCCCATTCTTAAATGCCATGTACACTCTGAACTTCTACAGTGGCATCTTCTTTGTGAGCTGCATGAGCCTGGACATGTATCTGCAGATAGTTCACTCTTGGTCTCCTCACAGCTCCACGGTGTGGAGGAATTCCATCCTCATGTTGTTGGTGATGTGGATCCTTTCCATAGCTCTCTCCATTCCTGATGGCCTCTTCACCAGCACAAGGCAAATTCACAACAAAACCATCGTGTGCACCCAGGATTATGGCCAGGAGCATTTATTTTGGAAAGTTATCTTTCGGGTGATTCAAAACATCCTGGgattccttttccccttctttttcaTGACGTTCTGCTACTCCCGCATCGCGTGTGTGCTCAACACCTCACAGATACCTGGCTCCAGGAGAGCTCTCTGCTTAGTCCTTACTCTGGTGGGAGTCTTCTTTGTGCTGTGGTGTCCTTACAACATTGTGCTCGTCCTCCACTCCCTGCAAGATGCCGGTGTGATCAGGAGCTGTGAAAGCAGTAGGAAACTGGACTATGCCCTGCAGATCACAGAGAGCTTGTCCTTTGTCCACTGCTGTCTCAACCCCTTGCTCTATGCTTTTGTGAAGAAACGGTTCAGGGCATATTTGTGGAAGATCCCTCAGGCCATTTTCAGGAGGGGCACTTTCTTTTCCATCCAGGACTCCCAGACGAGCCCGTCTTGCAGCAGATACGCAGCTGAGATAGAAATGTTGAGCATCACAAATGCATCATAA